A single genomic interval of Chitinophaga sp. 180180018-3 harbors:
- a CDS encoding RICIN domain-containing protein: MKRLLFYLPLIALFAACTKTPVAIEKLSNGKAALNAAPSTLSGTSGFRGLNWADPGDNFQNGAVVPSGLDSNDTYATTQAKAANIISGFQQRNANTIRLPVNIPSVLQSWWGSYTGAIDTALGGGMTVILCYWEAASPKNGLVNNYTGFWNMWQTIVNKYGSNPNVYFEVFNEPHGYSVADLNNLYGTWLNNYPSVPRNRIILDGAGYSSDVNDVGADSRFPNCLLSFHDYTWFEPNNNTSGDWEASLSRLSYPGRTIVTEFGIPMTNGKNYLGAAGTDGEITYFQGMTNRIQSLGMGCVYWPGLRNGDGYSLLTLSGTSLITNNASGLSRLQFAWGVGSITQPYGSFDPNANYKIICRNSNKALDVYNSSTANGGSIDQWDYWGGTNQQWKFTSLGNGVFAITNVNSGKALDVNGISTTAGASIIQWDYWGGANQQWRIVDMGFGYFQIINVNSGQSLDVNGASTANGAGLIQWYWSGNRNQQWQIVKL, from the coding sequence ATGAAAAGATTACTATTTTATCTTCCACTCATTGCGTTGTTTGCTGCATGTACCAAAACTCCCGTGGCGATCGAAAAGCTCTCCAACGGGAAGGCTGCGCTCAATGCCGCCCCTTCAACACTGTCAGGTACCTCCGGCTTCAGGGGATTAAACTGGGCTGATCCCGGCGATAACTTCCAGAACGGCGCAGTAGTACCCAGCGGCCTCGATTCCAACGACACCTACGCCACTACCCAGGCAAAGGCAGCGAACATCATCAGCGGTTTCCAGCAAAGAAATGCCAACACGATCCGCCTGCCCGTGAACATCCCCTCTGTGCTTCAATCGTGGTGGGGCAGCTATACCGGCGCCATAGATACTGCGCTGGGAGGCGGTATGACGGTGATTCTCTGCTACTGGGAAGCAGCCAGCCCCAAAAACGGACTGGTAAACAATTATACAGGATTCTGGAATATGTGGCAGACCATCGTCAACAAATATGGCAGCAATCCTAATGTCTACTTCGAGGTATTCAATGAACCTCATGGATACAGCGTGGCCGACCTGAACAACCTGTATGGTACCTGGCTCAATAACTATCCTTCTGTTCCCCGGAACCGGATCATACTGGATGGCGCCGGCTATTCCTCTGATGTAAATGATGTGGGCGCCGACAGCCGTTTCCCGAACTGCCTGTTGTCGTTCCACGACTATACCTGGTTTGAGCCGAACAACAATACCTCCGGTGATTGGGAAGCTTCGTTATCCCGCCTTAGTTATCCGGGTAGAACCATTGTTACCGAATTTGGTATCCCGATGACCAATGGTAAAAACTACCTGGGTGCAGCGGGAACAGATGGAGAAATTACCTATTTCCAGGGCATGACCAATCGTATTCAATCGCTTGGCATGGGTTGTGTTTACTGGCCCGGCCTGCGGAACGGCGATGGTTATAGCCTGCTCACGCTGAGTGGCACCAGCCTTATCACCAACAATGCTTCCGGCTTATCGCGCCTGCAGTTCGCCTGGGGCGTAGGCAGCATTACGCAGCCATACGGCAGCTTCGATCCCAATGCCAATTATAAGATTATATGCCGCAACAGCAATAAAGCGCTGGATGTATACAATTCATCCACTGCTAATGGCGGCAGCATTGATCAGTGGGATTACTGGGGCGGTACTAACCAGCAATGGAAATTCACCAGCCTGGGCAACGGTGTGTTTGCCATCACCAACGTCAACAGCGGAAAAGCGCTGGACGTAAACGGTATCTCCACCACCGCAGGCGCCAGTATCATTCAGTGGGATTATTGGGGTGGTGCTAACCAGCAATGGAGAATCGTAGACATGGGCTTTGGATACTTCCAGATTATAAATGTGAATAGTGGACAATCATTAGATGTGAACGGAGCATCTACCGCTAATGGAGCAGGGCTGATCCAGTGGTACTGGAGCGGCAACAGGAACCAGCAGTGGCAGATCGTGAAACTCTAG
- a CDS encoding TonB-dependent receptor → MKINVVRNTRGHRPLSICIRASVNQPRITKIWRAMKLTALFLTVLALHVCASVRSQTVTLSCRNMPLQQAFSIIKQQTGFVFFYRSSDLSDVQPITADIRQQPLKTALEKLLKDRPLSFGIEGNTIVIARKTASLAEVAPAEALPASQDVTGKVVNKKGEPLPGVTVRVQGTNIAAITDQGGYFTLHGADSRAVLQLTCVGYEAQTVALKGKAKIEVQLLPRIDDLNQYVVVGYGSTKRKDLTGSVVSVNVEEVKNVPYASIDQALAGKAAGVQVVQADGSPGGVAKIRIRGGTSLLGGNDPLYIIDGVQVTIQNRYIQNQAEVVNPIERGGNDDPNNGVGGSFSRGLNSLAGLNISDIESIDILKDASATAIYGSKAANGVIIITTKKGKLNQKPILEANYYAGMSAPIKEKLLNATQYVNILQEAARNLNAAKAAAGEDPDAKATKIIEHPESLGTANTDWLKLVLRNAISHNADISVRGGGSGSRYYTSLAYTKQDGAVKGTDFSRISGKISLDNEITSKLRIITNLDYGFTKNNITNGIYPAAMFAPPTLPAYNADGTPYRFLGSQIGGYDYRGYQSPLVLLDGINQGKTASMIGSLSGDYDILKDLKFRSTLSVNYNNYHQLNYVPSSAVVTSPEGVGNSNGGTGSQAQSEDVNLFFENVVTWDKQFNKNNRLNLVAGTSWQKYRFNSFSASGQGFPDDKFLNNLSSAAIALPPTGVSGQNTLLSFYMRANYALKEKYLLTFTGRSDASSKFPAHNRVGYFPSGGVAWRISEEPFMKNAKWVTELKLRASAGYTGTQNFGDYLYYTLYTPGSYGGVNALIPTQLGNNKIKWESTLQKDLGLDFELFNSRVRGVIGYYEKITTGLLLSSQLAPSSSYNTVIANIATISNKGLELDLRADFIKHKQFQWTGALNISGNRAKVTDINNDFGDPNNTGDAYFNSNTIVKKGESLGLFYGYKQTGIIQNQKQLDDYKKIFTYYMYFNPYLGIGDPMYEMGSDGFFQKTVVGHAQPKFYGGFTNTFTYKNFNLITLLTYSYGGQILYLADIQNKYTDSYTNRGARILQRWTPQNPGSDRPRLLLGNFPSGTSSSDVYDGSYIRLKSITLTYQLPARVAGNLHIREASVYASATNLFTITKYPGPDPEVSNNPYSLIDGASDVSTFPTVKQYNLGIRFGF, encoded by the coding sequence ATGAAAATTAATGTTGTTCGCAACACACGCGGGCATCGTCCCTTATCCATCTGCATAAGGGCTTCGGTGAACCAACCGCGCATCACCAAAATCTGGAGAGCAATGAAACTGACCGCCCTTTTTTTAACGGTACTGGCATTACATGTTTGCGCCAGTGTGAGATCGCAGACTGTCACTCTTTCCTGCAGGAACATGCCACTGCAACAGGCATTTTCCATCATCAAACAGCAAACTGGTTTCGTGTTTTTTTACAGAAGCAGCGATCTGTCGGATGTGCAGCCTATCACGGCTGATATCCGGCAACAACCGCTGAAAACAGCACTGGAAAAGCTGTTGAAAGACCGGCCGCTAAGCTTTGGCATCGAGGGCAATACTATCGTGATTGCCCGCAAAACCGCATCGCTCGCAGAGGTGGCGCCAGCCGAAGCGTTGCCCGCTTCCCAGGACGTAACAGGGAAGGTGGTCAATAAAAAAGGCGAACCGCTCCCGGGAGTAACGGTACGGGTGCAGGGAACCAATATCGCAGCTATCACCGATCAGGGTGGTTATTTCACCCTGCACGGCGCAGATAGCCGTGCCGTGTTGCAGCTTACCTGCGTGGGATATGAGGCCCAGACCGTTGCGCTCAAAGGCAAGGCGAAGATCGAGGTACAGCTGCTGCCCAGGATAGATGATCTGAATCAGTATGTGGTGGTAGGTTACGGCAGTACCAAAAGAAAAGATCTTACCGGTTCAGTCGTTTCAGTGAACGTAGAGGAAGTGAAAAATGTACCCTACGCCAGTATCGATCAGGCGCTGGCAGGGAAAGCCGCAGGCGTTCAGGTAGTTCAGGCCGATGGTTCGCCCGGAGGTGTAGCCAAAATACGCATCCGCGGAGGTACTTCCCTGTTGGGGGGTAACGACCCGCTCTACATTATCGATGGCGTGCAGGTCACCATTCAGAACAGGTACATCCAGAACCAGGCAGAGGTGGTGAATCCCATCGAACGCGGCGGGAACGATGATCCTAACAATGGGGTGGGGGGCTCCTTTTCCCGCGGCCTGAACAGCCTGGCCGGACTCAATATTTCTGATATAGAAAGTATAGATATTTTGAAAGATGCCTCCGCAACGGCCATCTATGGGTCAAAGGCTGCGAATGGTGTCATCATCATCACCACAAAAAAAGGTAAGCTGAACCAGAAACCTATACTGGAAGCGAACTATTACGCAGGCATGAGCGCGCCCATTAAAGAGAAGCTGCTGAACGCCACTCAATATGTGAACATATTACAGGAGGCCGCCCGTAACCTCAATGCCGCTAAAGCAGCCGCCGGAGAAGACCCGGATGCCAAAGCCACAAAAATTATCGAACACCCGGAAAGCCTCGGCACTGCCAATACCGACTGGCTTAAGCTGGTGCTCCGCAATGCCATTTCACATAACGCCGATATCTCTGTAAGAGGCGGTGGTAGCGGCTCCCGCTACTATACCTCTCTCGCCTATACGAAACAGGATGGCGCTGTGAAAGGCACCGATTTCTCCCGCATTTCCGGTAAGATCAGTCTGGATAACGAGATCACCAGTAAGCTGCGCATTATCACTAACCTGGATTACGGATTTACTAAAAACAATATCACCAACGGCATCTATCCGGCCGCTATGTTTGCTCCGCCTACATTGCCAGCCTATAACGCCGATGGCACGCCTTATCGCTTCCTGGGCTCGCAGATCGGCGGATACGATTACCGGGGATATCAGAGCCCGCTAGTGCTGCTGGATGGTATCAACCAGGGGAAAACGGCTTCTATGATAGGTTCGCTTTCGGGCGACTATGATATCCTGAAGGATCTGAAATTCAGAAGTACGCTCTCTGTCAACTATAACAACTATCACCAGCTGAACTATGTGCCCAGCAGTGCGGTCGTAACATCGCCGGAAGGAGTGGGCAACTCTAACGGAGGTACCGGCTCACAGGCGCAGAGCGAAGACGTGAACCTCTTCTTCGAAAATGTAGTCACCTGGGATAAGCAATTCAATAAAAACAATCGCCTGAACCTGGTTGCGGGCACGTCGTGGCAGAAATACCGCTTCAATTCCTTCTCCGCCAGCGGTCAGGGTTTTCCGGACGATAAATTTCTCAACAACCTTTCGTCTGCAGCCATTGCACTGCCACCTACGGGCGTTTCCGGCCAGAATACGTTGCTTAGTTTTTACATGAGAGCCAACTACGCGCTGAAGGAAAAATACCTGCTCACCTTCACCGGCCGTTCCGACGCCTCTTCGAAATTTCCGGCACATAACCGCGTAGGGTACTTCCCTTCCGGTGGTGTTGCCTGGAGAATATCTGAAGAGCCTTTTATGAAAAATGCCAAATGGGTTACTGAACTGAAACTCAGGGCCAGCGCCGGATACACCGGTACGCAAAATTTCGGCGATTATCTCTATTATACGTTATATACACCAGGGTCCTACGGCGGCGTGAATGCACTGATACCTACACAACTGGGCAACAATAAGATCAAATGGGAATCCACCCTGCAAAAAGACCTGGGCCTCGATTTCGAGTTGTTCAATTCCCGGGTGAGAGGGGTGATTGGCTATTACGAGAAAATCACTACCGGCCTGCTGCTTTCTTCACAACTGGCGCCTAGTTCATCTTACAATACCGTAATCGCTAATATCGCTACTATCAGCAATAAAGGGCTGGAACTGGATCTGCGGGCCGATTTTATCAAACACAAGCAGTTCCAGTGGACAGGCGCCCTGAACATTTCCGGTAACAGAGCCAAAGTAACGGATATCAATAACGATTTCGGTGATCCGAATAACACGGGAGATGCTTATTTCAATAGTAATACCATCGTGAAAAAAGGAGAATCATTAGGACTTTTCTACGGCTACAAGCAAACGGGCATCATTCAAAATCAAAAGCAACTGGACGATTATAAAAAAATATTTACCTACTATATGTATTTCAATCCCTACCTGGGCATAGGCGATCCGATGTATGAAATGGGCAGTGATGGCTTCTTCCAGAAAACGGTAGTAGGGCATGCACAACCAAAATTCTATGGTGGATTTACCAATACGTTTACGTATAAAAACTTTAACCTGATCACGCTGCTGACGTATTCCTACGGAGGGCAGATACTTTACCTGGCGGATATTCAGAATAAGTACACAGATAGTTATACGAACCGGGGGGCGAGAATTTTACAGCGCTGGACGCCGCAAAATCCGGGATCTGACCGTCCCCGTTTGTTGCTGGGGAATTTCCCGTCGGGAACCAGCAGTTCCGATGTATACGATGGCTCCTACATCCGCCTGAAATCGATCACGCTTACATATCAGCTCCCGGCAAGGGTGGCCGGCAACCTTCATATCAGGGAGGCGAGTGTTTATGCATCGGCTACTAACCTGTTCACGATCACGAAGTATCCCGGGCCTGATCCGGAGGTCAGCAATAATCCGTATAGCCTGATCGATGGCGCCAGCGATGTGAGCACTTTCCCGACCGTAAAACAATACAACCTGGGTATCCGCTTTGGATTTTAA
- a CDS encoding ABC transporter permease: MLSNYLKSAWRNLLRSKGFSLINISGLAIGMAGAIFILLWITHEISFDRFHRHSDRLYEMYGLTTVDQRLSVITLTEQALAPALKKDFPEVEGAARIANIGNFLLTAGNNRFTGIKGNFADPAFLELFDFPVLKGKELFKDLHSIIITEKLAKQLFGNEEALNKLVRVNNEAFFTVTGILKDLPANTRFDFQYLLPWKYLEKLEGATDGWMTNNISTFVLLKPHSNVQAFNAKVKDIARVYTGRPDIWTHFAFPLKQWHLYTSFENGQPTGGRIETVKLFGIIAALILLVACINFVNLSTAHSEKRAREVGIRKVAGARRSWLIIQFMTEAILSTMIAGGIALLIVQVTLPYFNTLVNADLTIPYDTPVFWISAAGFISLTALLSGAYPAFYLSAFRPAGILKGTFQQQGSAFSPRKTLVTIQFTFATVLIISTIIIKNQINYTQHRITGYAGNNLIYVNFNGDIEKNYALIKKELLNEGIATAITKTMAPVTERGSNTWALSWQGKPADFDETIALFSSDANLVKTAGLQLIAGRDINIEQYPGDSLSVLLNETAVKTMGFKDPVGQLITEPSQGRSWRVAGVVKDYVIGSPYNKIPPVVIQGPASWFGTMHIKFNNSASTAENLKKTAAIFQKYNPAYPFDYRFIDEQYAAKFSAEQRTKALAGLFAFLAILISCLGLLGLSAHMAESRMKEIGVRKILGASITDIVKLLTFHYLKLVIIAVVLAIPIAGWVMSIWLKNFAYHTNISWTVFAISGMLSLVIAILTLSFEVVKAANRLPVKSLRE, from the coding sequence ATGCTCAGCAACTATCTAAAATCGGCCTGGCGCAATCTCTTACGTTCCAAAGGTTTCTCTTTAATCAATATCTCCGGACTTGCAATTGGTATGGCCGGAGCTATTTTTATATTGTTATGGATAACACATGAGATCAGCTTCGACAGGTTCCATCGCCATAGCGACCGGCTATATGAAATGTATGGACTTACGACGGTAGATCAGCGTCTTTCCGTTATTACCCTTACAGAGCAGGCGCTGGCCCCGGCGTTAAAAAAAGATTTTCCGGAAGTAGAGGGAGCCGCGAGGATAGCAAACATTGGCAATTTCCTGCTTACTGCCGGGAATAACCGCTTCACAGGTATTAAAGGTAATTTTGCAGATCCTGCCTTTCTTGAGCTTTTTGATTTCCCGGTACTAAAAGGGAAAGAGCTTTTTAAAGATCTGCATTCCATAATTATCACAGAAAAACTGGCGAAGCAGCTGTTTGGGAATGAAGAGGCATTGAATAAACTGGTGCGCGTTAATAACGAAGCATTCTTTACCGTTACCGGCATTCTTAAAGACCTGCCGGCCAACACGCGTTTCGACTTCCAGTATCTTCTGCCCTGGAAGTACCTGGAAAAGCTGGAAGGTGCAACTGACGGATGGATGACCAATAACATCTCCACATTCGTATTGCTAAAACCTCATTCCAATGTTCAGGCATTCAACGCCAAAGTGAAGGATATAGCGCGTGTATATACCGGCCGCCCGGATATCTGGACACATTTTGCTTTTCCGCTGAAGCAATGGCATCTTTATACCTCCTTTGAAAACGGACAGCCAACAGGCGGGCGTATTGAAACAGTGAAACTTTTCGGGATCATTGCAGCCCTGATTCTGCTGGTGGCGTGCATTAACTTTGTGAACCTCAGCACCGCGCACAGTGAGAAACGCGCCCGGGAAGTAGGTATAAGAAAAGTTGCAGGCGCCAGGAGAAGCTGGCTGATCATTCAATTCATGACGGAGGCGATCTTATCAACCATGATCGCAGGAGGTATTGCATTGCTGATCGTACAGGTAACACTTCCCTACTTTAATACACTGGTAAATGCCGATCTCACGATTCCTTATGATACCCCGGTATTCTGGATCAGTGCAGCAGGTTTTATATCACTCACTGCCCTGCTTTCCGGCGCCTATCCGGCATTCTACCTGTCTGCCTTCCGGCCTGCGGGCATCCTGAAAGGTACATTCCAGCAACAAGGGTCAGCGTTTTCTCCGCGCAAAACGCTGGTAACGATCCAATTCACATTTGCCACGGTTTTGATCATATCTACCATTATTATCAAAAACCAGATCAACTATACACAACACCGGATAACCGGGTACGCCGGCAACAATCTTATATATGTGAATTTCAACGGCGACATTGAAAAAAATTATGCGCTCATAAAAAAGGAACTACTCAATGAAGGCATTGCCACTGCGATCACTAAAACGATGGCGCCTGTAACAGAACGTGGCAGCAACACCTGGGCTTTGTCGTGGCAAGGCAAACCAGCAGATTTTGATGAAACGATCGCATTATTCAGTTCCGATGCCAACCTGGTAAAAACCGCCGGATTGCAACTGATCGCAGGCCGGGATATCAATATTGAGCAATACCCGGGCGACAGCCTCTCCGTGCTGCTGAATGAAACAGCAGTAAAAACGATGGGATTCAAAGATCCGGTAGGGCAACTCATTACAGAACCTTCCCAGGGCCGCAGCTGGCGGGTAGCCGGTGTGGTAAAAGACTATGTCATAGGCTCCCCTTATAATAAGATACCTCCTGTAGTGATACAAGGGCCTGCAAGCTGGTTCGGCACCATGCACATTAAATTCAACAACAGCGCATCCACCGCAGAAAACCTTAAAAAAACGGCGGCGATTTTTCAAAAATATAACCCGGCCTATCCATTTGACTATAGGTTTATCGACGAACAGTACGCTGCCAAATTCAGTGCGGAACAGCGTACCAAGGCCCTCGCCGGGTTGTTTGCATTCCTCGCAATATTGATCTCCTGCCTGGGACTACTCGGACTATCGGCACATATGGCGGAAAGCCGCATGAAAGAAATTGGGGTACGCAAGATACTGGGGGCTTCCATTACGGATATCGTAAAATTGCTGACGTTCCACTACCTGAAACTGGTAATTATTGCGGTGGTACTAGCTATCCCTATTGCCGGGTGGGTAATGAGCATATGGCTGAAAAACTTTGCCTATCATACAAACATCAGTTGGACCGTCTTTGCAATATCAGGTATGCTCTCGTTAGTGATTGCAATCCTTACCCTAAGCTTTGAAGTAGTGAAAGCTGCGAATAGATTGCCGGTAAAGAGTTTGCGAGAATGA
- a CDS encoding TlpA disulfide reductase family protein: MKYYVLAFPLALLTLPGIAQEKKSFTLSGDIKGLPDHYIYLSYATGADSYKTDSTTSQHGKFTFTGELTQPVTGRIYTDPQKAMYGEGDWGSFFMEPATMQLTSATGRLKDAKLSGSAVQQEQDELDRLRAPVQKKLKPLSDAFNKLNKEYIAGMRAKKTDAALNPLKVKLDKLKEQMEPYYDEMEKVDKAFIDQHPDSYVSAELLRYRVSGMPLQEGEACYHRMSEKLQQSMNGKDIKKTLDALRAGSPGSLAHEFTKTDINGQTLHLADFKGKYVLLDFWASWCGPCRKGNPHLKALYSKYQSKGLEIIGVSDDDSNHDAWKKAVNQDGIGIWKHVLRGLDWSKRQKNLPNPEDISDYYGIHSLPTKILIDPQGIIIGRYGGGGENDEAMDKKMRETFE, translated from the coding sequence ATGAAATACTACGTTCTTGCGTTTCCGTTAGCACTGCTTACGCTGCCGGGAATAGCCCAGGAGAAAAAGAGTTTTACACTTTCGGGAGATATCAAAGGCCTGCCCGACCACTACATCTATCTCTCTTACGCCACAGGTGCCGATAGCTACAAAACTGACAGCACAACATCGCAACACGGGAAATTTACCTTTACGGGTGAACTCACGCAGCCTGTGACGGGACGTATCTATACTGATCCGCAAAAAGCCATGTACGGAGAAGGAGACTGGGGCTCCTTTTTCATGGAACCAGCCACTATGCAGCTGACATCTGCTACCGGCCGGCTAAAAGATGCAAAGCTGAGCGGATCGGCGGTACAACAGGAGCAGGATGAACTGGACAGGCTCAGGGCGCCGGTACAAAAGAAACTGAAACCACTGTCTGATGCATTCAATAAATTGAATAAGGAATACATCGCAGGTATGCGGGCAAAGAAAACAGATGCAGCGTTAAATCCTCTGAAGGTTAAACTGGATAAGCTCAAGGAACAAATGGAGCCTTACTACGATGAGATGGAAAAAGTCGATAAAGCGTTTATCGATCAACATCCGGATTCCTATGTTTCCGCTGAGCTACTTCGCTACCGCGTGAGTGGCATGCCTCTTCAGGAAGGAGAAGCCTGCTATCATCGCATGTCCGAAAAACTACAACAAAGCATGAATGGTAAAGACATAAAGAAAACCCTGGACGCCCTTCGTGCAGGCTCTCCCGGTAGTCTGGCCCATGAATTCACTAAAACCGATATCAACGGCCAAACACTTCATCTCGCTGATTTCAAGGGGAAATACGTACTGCTGGATTTCTGGGCCAGCTGGTGTGGCCCCTGCCGGAAAGGCAATCCCCATCTGAAAGCATTGTACAGCAAATACCAGTCGAAAGGGCTCGAGATCATTGGTGTATCAGACGACGACTCTAACCACGACGCCTGGAAAAAAGCCGTGAACCAGGATGGTATCGGCATCTGGAAACATGTGCTGCGTGGCCTCGATTGGAGCAAACGGCAAAAGAATCTTCCTAACCCCGAAGACATCAGCGACTATTACGGCATTCATTCGCTGCCCACCAAGATACTCATCGATCCGCAGGGCATAATCATTGGCCGCTACGGCGGAGGAGGAGAGAATGATGAGGCAATGGATAAGAAAATGAGAGAAACCTTTGAATGA
- a CDS encoding TlpA disulfide reductase family protein — translation MKSIIATSFTLALAAMACHQPETPKATLIGEIKGLKDSMIYIFRPIADSGKTDTVPVKDGKFTWTGQLPEPQQITIGTAERYMQVFLENKEVHLQGNIDSLDRLRITGSPTQDAYEAYSKSLADISAQEDTLYQHYNDVKDDDPAKAAMEAKIESLREQRHQRGNAYIAAHPESPVSVNLIAERAVLGEYAPLDSLYRLLAPAAQQSETGQRVRRRLDVLKRSAIGQPMIDFSQTDINGKTVRLSDFKGKYVLLDFWASWCGPCRAENPNVLKAYNRFKDKNFTVVGVSLDDKADKWKEAVAKDAMPWIQLSDLKGFRNEVAQQYGIQAIPFSFLIDPQGTIIAKELRGAALHSKLEEILK, via the coding sequence ATGAAATCCATTATTGCAACATCGTTTACCCTCGCCCTGGCCGCGATGGCCTGCCATCAGCCGGAAACGCCTAAAGCTACGCTGATAGGGGAAATAAAAGGCCTGAAAGATTCCATGATATACATTTTCCGGCCCATAGCCGATTCCGGTAAAACGGACACTGTACCGGTGAAAGACGGAAAATTCACCTGGACGGGCCAGCTGCCGGAACCTCAGCAGATTACAATAGGCACCGCTGAACGATACATGCAGGTATTCCTGGAAAACAAGGAAGTACATCTGCAGGGCAATATCGATTCGCTGGACCGGCTCCGGATTACCGGTTCGCCCACACAGGATGCGTACGAAGCATACAGTAAGTCACTTGCTGATATCAGCGCCCAGGAAGATACCCTGTACCAGCATTACAATGATGTGAAAGACGATGATCCGGCGAAAGCCGCTATGGAAGCGAAGATAGAGTCACTGCGGGAACAGCGGCATCAGCGGGGTAATGCCTACATCGCAGCGCATCCCGAAAGCCCGGTAAGCGTGAACCTCATCGCTGAGCGGGCTGTATTGGGCGAATATGCGCCGCTGGACAGCCTGTACCGCCTGCTCGCACCGGCGGCACAACAGTCTGAAACCGGTCAGCGTGTCAGGCGCCGCCTCGATGTGCTGAAACGCAGTGCCATAGGGCAACCCATGATTGATTTTTCCCAGACCGACATCAATGGGAAAACAGTGCGCCTGTCTGATTTTAAAGGGAAATATGTACTGCTGGATTTCTGGGCCAGCTGGTGCGGTCCCTGTCGCGCTGAGAATCCCAACGTACTGAAAGCCTACAACCGCTTTAAAGACAAAAACTTCACCGTTGTGGGTGTGTCGCTGGACGATAAGGCCGATAAATGGAAAGAAGCCGTTGCTAAAGATGCCATGCCCTGGATACAGTTGTCGGATCTGAAAGGTTTCCGCAATGAAGTGGCGCAGCAATATGGCATACAGGCCATCCCGTTTTCTTTCCTGATAGACCCGCAGGGAACTATTATCGCTAAAGAGCTGCGGGGCGCAGCATTGCATAGCAAACTCGAAGAAATATTAAAGTAA
- a CDS encoding RagB/SusD family nutrient uptake outer membrane protein — MKKIVYILLGTAVITAAACRNELGKLPENAKVDGNTILDQRTSEIALNGVYYQFANVTSDNTTRWFEHEVPPGMFAGFLGYGYGSDRAEQNDYANSSFANIYWTNTYQIINAANGVIKGVNDLEDKGFSGNRKKQILAEARFLRAYAHFKLLSFFGQWFDLNSQYGALLRDQFITVGDVPKARSSVKDSYDFILSDLDAAVADGPDTNPVWFATRWAAMALKMRVLMSHGQPDDYAKVTALADAIINSGKYTLETRTQDIFYLKGLNSQEVILGIRPQQNQENYYYCLSHQYWPGASSLYVAKTALKDLLKNDPRSTWMVGDSNKNAAGTYYFLKYIKQGSSPSVTSETAYAFRLTEVYLLKAEALVKGTGDLQGARDILKMVMGHGGVTDFSAVDNAAGTTQVLKQIYLETARNLVGEDGQEWMALLRQSPATILELRPTLNDKIRYILPVPKSEFVFNPLFGDQNPGYQKN; from the coding sequence ATGAAAAAGATTGTTTATATACTTCTTGGAACCGCAGTGATCACGGCTGCTGCATGCCGGAATGAGCTGGGAAAATTACCGGAAAATGCAAAGGTGGATGGCAATACCATCCTCGATCAGCGGACTTCCGAAATAGCGCTCAACGGCGTATACTACCAGTTTGCAAACGTCACCTCAGATAACACCACCCGCTGGTTTGAACATGAAGTACCTCCTGGTATGTTCGCAGGCTTCCTGGGATATGGATATGGTTCGGACAGAGCAGAGCAGAACGACTATGCCAATTCTTCCTTCGCCAATATCTACTGGACAAATACCTACCAGATCATTAATGCTGCCAATGGGGTTATTAAAGGAGTAAATGATTTGGAAGACAAAGGCTTCAGCGGCAACCGCAAAAAACAGATCCTGGCCGAAGCCCGCTTTCTGAGGGCATATGCGCATTTTAAACTGTTGAGTTTTTTCGGACAATGGTTTGATCTGAACAGCCAATACGGCGCATTGCTTCGCGATCAGTTCATCACCGTAGGAGATGTGCCCAAAGCCCGCAGCTCGGTAAAAGACAGCTACGACTTCATCCTGTCTGACCTGGATGCTGCCGTTGCCGACGGGCCGGATACCAATCCCGTTTGGTTCGCTACCCGCTGGGCCGCTATGGCACTGAAAATGCGGGTGCTGATGAGTCACGGTCAGCCGGACGATTACGCCAAAGTTACTGCCCTGGCAGATGCCATCATCAACAGCGGAAAATATACGCTGGAAACCCGCACGCAGGATATATTCTATCTCAAAGGACTGAATAGCCAGGAAGTGATCCTGGGTATCAGGCCTCAGCAAAACCAGGAGAATTACTATTATTGCCTGAGCCACCAGTACTGGCCCGGCGCCTCTTCCCTGTATGTAGCAAAAACAGCCTTGAAAGATCTGTTGAAGAACGATCCGCGGAGTACCTGGATGGTAGGCGATTCCAATAAAAACGCTGCAGGAACTTACTACTTCCTGAAATACATCAAACAGGGAAGCAGCCCTTCCGTTACCTCCGAAACAGCCTATGCTTTCCGCCTTACCGAAGTATATCTGCTGAAAGCAGAAGCGCTGGTAAAAGGAACCGGCGATTTACAGGGAGCCCGGGATATCCTGAAGATGGTAATGGGACATGGAGGCGTGACCGATTTCAGTGCTGTAGATAATGCCGCCGGCACTACGCAGGTATTGAAGCAGATTTACCTGGAAACCGCCAGAAATCTGGTAGGAGAGGATGGCCAGGAGTGGATGGCCCTGCTGAGGCAGTCACCTGCAACCATCCTGGAGCTGCGGCCAACATTAAACGACAAGATCAGGTACATCCTGCCCGTGCCGAAAAGCGAGTTCGTTTTCAATCCGCTTTTCGGTGATCAGAATCCTGGTTATCAGAAGAATTAG